Proteins encoded together in one Benincasa hispida cultivar B227 chromosome 1, ASM972705v1, whole genome shotgun sequence window:
- the LOC120072765 gene encoding transcription elongation factor SPT4 homolog 2 yields MASVPAQIPTSFGHELRACLRCRLVKTYDQFRESGCENCPFFKMDEDHERVVECTTPNFNGIISVMDPARSWAARWLRIGRFVPGCYTLAVSEALPEDLQNLCEEERVQYAPPKRV; encoded by the exons ATGGCAAGCGTACCTGCTCAAATTCCTACCAGTTTCGGGCATGAGCTCAGAGCTTGTCTTCGTTGTCGTCTTGTCAAAACTTACGATCAG TTCCGAGAATCGGGCTGTGAGAATTGCCCATTCTTCAAGATGGACGAAGACCACGAGCGTGTTGTAGAATGTACAACTCCTAATTTTAATGG GATAATTTCAGTCATGGATCCTGCCAGAAGTTGGGCTGCTAGATGGCTGCGAATTG GAAGATTCGTTCCCGGTTGTTACACTCTTGCAGTCTCAGAGGCCCTCCCTGAGGATTTGCAG AATTTATGTGAAGAGGAGCGCGTGCAATATGCACCACCTAAACGTGTTTAA